The genomic window AGTTCTAACTGTTCTAACTACTCTTTTTGTTGTTGTATGTCTCTTTTTCTTTGGTGGGGAAACACTACATATTTTTTCTTTTGCTCTGTTGATAGGTTTTGTTATAGGAACCTACTCGTCCATTTTTATTGCTACCTCTTTACTAATAGATTGGCATAGGTTGAAACCTCATAAATTTAATGTATGAAGATTATAGGTGGAAAATTAAAGGGTAGAAACTTACTCTTTCTTAAAAATAAGAATTTAAGGCCCTCAAAAGATATTGTTAGAGAATCTGTCTTTGATGTTTTGAGAGGGTCTTTTGAGAATGAGAATGTTTTGGACCTCTTTGCAGGAACAGGAGCAATGGGAATTGAGGCTTTTAGTCAAGGGGCAAAAGAGGTTGTCTTTATTGAAAACAGTTATGAAGCTTGTCGAATAATAAAGAAAAACTTAGATAATCTTGGTATATCAACTTTCTGCACGGTAGTGAAAGGTAGTGTAGAAAAATCTGTTGATAAATTTGAAGATGTAAAATTTGGCTTGGTCCTTGCCGACCCTCCATATAATTATAGTGAAAAGAGAGTTGTAAATATTCTTTCGTCAATTGTGGCAAAAGGAATAATAAAAAAAGACGGAACAATAGTTGTAGAACATGGAAAACATATAAAGTTTTCGTCATTTGAGGGTCTAAATCTCTACAAAGAAAAAAAATATGGTAGGAGTTTTATCTCCTATTTTAGGTGTTGAAAGTGAAAAAAAATATTGAAAGAGTCGCTGTTTATCCGGGAAGTTTTGACCCTGTTACAAATGGGCATATAGATGTTATAAAAAAGAGTTTTTCATTTCTTGATAGAATTGTAATTGCAGTTTCTACTTTTCCAAGAAAAGACTTTCTTTTTACAGGAGAAGAGAGGGTTGATTTTTTAAAAGAGATTTATAAAGGTAATAAGAAAGTAGAAATAGATAAGTTTGATGGTTTACTTGTTGATTACCTTAGCCAGAAAAATATAAATATTATTTTAAGAGGG from bacterium includes these protein-coding regions:
- the rsmD gene encoding 16S rRNA (guanine(966)-N(2))-methyltransferase RsmD, giving the protein MKIIGGKLKGRNLLFLKNKNLRPSKDIVRESVFDVLRGSFENENVLDLFAGTGAMGIEAFSQGAKEVVFIENSYEACRIIKKNLDNLGISTFCTVVKGSVEKSVDKFEDVKFGLVLADPPYNYSEKRVVNILSSIVAKGIIKKDGTIVVEHGKHIKFSSFEGLNLYKEKKYGRSFISYFRC
- the coaD gene encoding pantetheine-phosphate adenylyltransferase yields the protein MKKNIERVAVYPGSFDPVTNGHIDVIKKSFSFLDRIVIAVSTFPRKDFLFTGEERVDFLKEIYKGNKKVEIDKFDGLLVDYLSQKNINIILRGLRAVSDFEYEFQMALTNRRLNENIETVFLMPGEEFFFISSSLVKELAFLKGDISKFVPTIVKNELVKKVDNVFEKKRRGGS